The proteins below are encoded in one region of Thermosulfurimonas marina:
- a CDS encoding DUF3261 domain-containing protein, protein MSRTKGAFLLVFLILFSCARPRIGLPPPPEAESFAALVRFRLVAPKRRLSGKAVVLIHPGELYVEAFSPFGGALFRFWFEKGRVVWEESPGGPVQAVELQPFPPALVEVLPYLVLGRWPPERSSRLGEGYHLKPDGQGWRLTYFQRTLLRVQVRKPRGIFLEISPLRMKVSLHFQEITPRPPKIPPPPEVVPQPVDLRSFFLPEGD, encoded by the coding sequence GTGTCCCGTACCAAAGGCGCCTTCCTCTTAGTCTTCCTGATCCTCTTTTCCTGTGCCCGGCCCCGCATCGGGCTTCCTCCCCCTCCGGAAGCGGAGTCTTTTGCGGCCCTGGTGCGTTTCCGGCTTGTGGCCCCTAAAAGGCGCCTTTCCGGAAAGGCCGTGGTCCTGATTCACCCCGGAGAACTCTATGTCGAGGCCTTCTCTCCCTTCGGAGGGGCCCTCTTCCGGTTCTGGTTTGAGAAAGGGCGGGTGGTCTGGGAGGAGAGCCCCGGCGGCCCGGTCCAGGCCGTGGAGCTCCAGCCTTTTCCACCGGCGCTCGTCGAGGTCTTACCCTATTTGGTCCTGGGGAGGTGGCCTCCGGAGAGGTCTTCGCGCCTAGGAGAGGGCTATCATCTTAAGCCTGACGGCCAGGGCTGGCGGTTGACCTATTTTCAGAGGACCCTCCTCAGGGTGCAGGTCCGAAAGCCCCGAGGGATCTTCTTGGAAATCTCCCCCTTACGTATGAAGGTGAGCTTACATTTTCAAGAGATTACCCCCCGGCCCCCGAAGATCCCCCCTCCTCCAGAGGTGGTCCCTCAGCCCGTAGACCTGCGTTCCTTCTTCTTACCGGAAGGAGATTGA
- a CDS encoding lysylphosphatidylglycerol synthase transmembrane domain-containing protein: MRRARLILASFLGLALLGGLFWRIPPGEVWNTLRKTHPWPLLGLVLLDLLVLVAKSERWRALVSPLHLLKPWETFQLTVAGFLGNILLPLRAGDLGRGLWLARRGLSKISGVGTVAAEKFLDALGLLSLSLPAALLSPLLRKEKGLLLGLNLLLFGLILLFPCLEKHLSTRFLSGLKGLSIFRIFWKAYLLSLFSWILQVGMILLASRALGLSLSPEAALAALVVLNLLLILPTPPANLGITQAAITATLVFYGLSPPQALSVSLLYHALQILVLLLLGPGCLAFNLLPVRRRNAGLRAEGPPLEEGGSSGAGG; encoded by the coding sequence ATGCGCCGCGCTCGCCTGATCCTGGCTTCTTTCCTGGGGCTGGCCCTTCTGGGGGGACTTTTCTGGCGGATCCCTCCCGGGGAAGTCTGGAATACCCTTCGGAAGACCCACCCCTGGCCCTTGCTAGGCCTGGTTCTCTTGGATCTTCTGGTCCTTGTGGCGAAGTCCGAAAGATGGCGAGCCCTGGTCTCCCCTCTCCACCTCCTCAAGCCCTGGGAGACCTTCCAGCTCACGGTGGCGGGCTTTCTGGGAAATATCCTCCTTCCGCTCCGGGCCGGAGATCTAGGTCGGGGGCTCTGGTTGGCCCGTAGGGGGCTTTCCAAAATTTCGGGAGTGGGGACCGTAGCGGCGGAAAAGTTCCTAGATGCCCTGGGGCTCCTCAGCCTGAGCCTTCCAGCCGCCCTTCTCTCCCCCCTGTTACGGAAAGAAAAGGGGCTCCTTCTGGGGCTTAATCTCCTCCTCTTTGGCCTGATTCTCCTCTTTCCTTGCCTTGAAAAACACCTTTCCACGAGATTTCTCTCCGGCCTAAAAGGCCTTTCTATTTTCCGGATCTTCTGGAAGGCCTATCTCCTTTCCCTCTTTTCCTGGATCCTTCAGGTGGGTATGATTCTCCTGGCCTCCCGGGCCCTGGGGCTTTCCCTCTCTCCAGAGGCCGCCCTGGCGGCCCTTGTGGTCCTCAATCTCCTCTTGATCCTCCCCACTCCTCCGGCCAATCTAGGAATAACCCAGGCAGCTATAACCGCGACCCTGGTCTTTTACGGCCTCAGCCCGCCGCAGGCCTTGAGCGTGTCCCTTCTCTATCATGCCCTGCAAATCCTGGTTCTCCTTCTTCTGGGGCCAGGATGTCTGGCCTTCAATCTCCTTCCGGTAAGAAGAAGGAACGCAGGTCTACGGGCTGAGGGACCACCTCTGGAGGAGGGGGGATCTTCGGGGGCCGGGGGGTAA
- a CDS encoding polysaccharide deacetylase family protein, which yields MFRLWRALPPRLRRRLLLGGVGVLWAAGGLVRKIPDGKSRALLVGGSLLFLDTFFPQINLFGQTFWRGKSPSSFALTFDDGPDPRITPRLLDLLGETGFRATFFVLLERAHRWPEILRSLKEEGHEIALHGWSHRKIWTLSPGAFSRELEKACQAFRELLGGPPRWYRPPHGFIRLDQALLLRRFGLRLAGWTVGVWDTDPEVTAEEIYRRVMETLLPGDILLLHDGVADRQRPQKAMLQALASILQELKSRRIRAVTLTDLWEETTKRPCAALA from the coding sequence ATGTTTCGTCTCTGGAGGGCCCTCCCCCCGCGTCTCCGCAGAAGATTGCTTTTAGGAGGGGTGGGGGTACTCTGGGCCGCAGGAGGTCTGGTCCGCAAGATTCCTGACGGGAAAAGCCGGGCCCTTCTGGTGGGAGGCAGTCTCCTTTTCCTGGATACCTTTTTTCCCCAGATAAACCTCTTCGGTCAAACCTTTTGGAGGGGAAAAAGTCCCTCCTCCTTTGCCCTTACCTTTGACGACGGACCAGACCCCCGGATCACCCCCCGGCTACTGGATCTCCTTGGCGAAACGGGCTTTCGGGCCACCTTTTTTGTCCTCTTAGAGCGGGCCCATCGCTGGCCCGAAATCTTGAGGTCCCTGAAAGAAGAAGGGCACGAAATAGCCCTCCACGGCTGGAGTCATCGAAAGATATGGACCCTGAGCCCCGGGGCCTTTTCCCGAGAACTGGAAAAGGCCTGTCAGGCCTTTCGGGAACTCCTCGGAGGCCCTCCGCGGTGGTACCGTCCACCCCACGGGTTCATTCGCCTGGATCAGGCCCTTCTTCTGCGCCGCTTCGGTCTGAGACTGGCCGGATGGACGGTAGGAGTCTGGGATACCGATCCGGAGGTCACGGCCGAAGAGATCTACCGGCGGGTGATGGAGACCCTCCTTCCCGGGGACATCCTCCTCCTTCACGACGGAGTAGCCGATCGCCAGCGCCCCCAGAAGGCCATGTTGCAGGCTCTGGCCTCCATCCTGCAGGAATTAAAAAGTCGAAGGATTAGAGCCGTCACCCTCACGGATCTCTGGGAAGAGACCACGAAGAGACCATGCGCCGCGCTCGCCTGA
- a CDS encoding glycosyltransferase family 4 protein: protein MRRTLALKVWASRATSLARGILVALLLHREWRDTIRPKVPRRRVTRGEPLRVALVSEYYYPVLGGITEHVHHFARHLLQAGHEVTIFTPEAGPFGRDTGEVGRRVVKVGRSVPVYSNDSYARMSLGRRLGETLQHLFEEGNFDLVHVHSPFTPTLPLLAIKYSPVPVVGTFHTHFEENLGMSLLHPYLRPYLEALALRIAVSPVCIRSLERYFGDLSFVVVPNGIDTGVYHPEGPRLPEFEDGSFNVLYVGRFDPRNGLETLLQAFAHLARERPNLRLIVVGFGPLEEYYRRLVPPELRSRVIFAGRVDEERPLYYRTAQVLCFPAKKGSFGITLLEAMACGTPVVTTDIEGFRFVMTPGEHGLMVPPDSGAQGYARALAYLMDHPQERRAMARKARERALSFSWERVSQTVLDYYYQILGA from the coding sequence ATGCGGCGCACTCTGGCGCTCAAGGTCTGGGCTTCCAGGGCTACCAGTCTGGCCCGGGGAATACTGGTGGCCCTTCTTCTGCACCGTGAATGGCGGGACACCATAAGGCCCAAAGTCCCCCGTCGGCGGGTGACCCGGGGCGAGCCCCTGCGTGTCGCTCTGGTGAGCGAATATTATTACCCTGTTCTCGGGGGGATCACCGAACACGTGCACCACTTCGCCCGGCATCTCCTGCAGGCCGGCCATGAGGTAACCATCTTTACTCCGGAGGCCGGGCCCTTCGGCCGGGATACGGGGGAGGTGGGCCGCCGGGTGGTAAAGGTGGGCCGCTCGGTCCCGGTTTACTCCAACGATTCTTACGCCCGGATGAGCCTGGGCCGAAGATTGGGGGAAACCCTTCAGCACCTTTTCGAAGAGGGGAATTTTGATCTGGTGCATGTGCACTCCCCTTTCACCCCTACCCTGCCCCTTCTAGCCATAAAATATTCCCCGGTACCGGTGGTAGGGACCTTTCATACCCATTTTGAGGAAAACCTCGGGATGTCCCTTCTCCATCCCTACCTGCGGCCCTATCTGGAGGCCCTGGCGCTCCGCATCGCCGTCTCGCCGGTCTGCATCCGATCTCTGGAGAGGTATTTTGGCGACCTCTCTTTTGTGGTGGTCCCCAACGGAATCGATACCGGGGTTTATCACCCCGAAGGGCCACGACTTCCGGAGTTTGAAGACGGAAGTTTCAACGTCCTCTACGTGGGCCGCTTTGATCCCCGGAACGGACTGGAGACCCTCCTTCAGGCCTTCGCCCACCTGGCCAGAGAGCGCCCCAACCTGCGCCTCATCGTGGTGGGCTTTGGTCCTCTCGAGGAGTATTATCGCCGCTTGGTCCCTCCTGAGCTGCGCTCCCGGGTAATCTTTGCCGGACGAGTGGACGAAGAACGGCCCCTCTATTACCGTACGGCCCAAGTCCTCTGTTTTCCGGCCAAAAAGGGAAGCTTCGGGATCACTCTTCTGGAGGCCATGGCCTGCGGCACTCCGGTGGTGACCACCGACATCGAGGGTTTTCGTTTCGTGATGACTCCCGGGGAGCACGGCCTGATGGTTCCGCCGGACTCTGGGGCCCAAGGCTACGCCCGGGCCCTGGCCTATCTTATGGACCACCCGCAGGAGAGAAGGGCCATGGCCCGTAAGGCCCGAGAGCGGGCCCTTTCTTTCTCCTGGGAAAGGGTCTCCCAGACCGTCCTTGATTACTACTATCAGATCCTGGGGGCCTGA
- the sixA gene encoding phosphohistidine phosphatase SixA — protein sequence MRLYLVQHGKSLSEAEDPRRPLSPEGREETQRMADWLRELGIRVPEIWHSTKLRARETAEILAEALGARTVEKEGLAPLDDPLPVAEVLKDRAEDLLIAGHLPFLSRLTSLLLTGDPEKEVVKFRFSGCLALLREDFWRMDWFLKPELRR from the coding sequence ATGAGGCTTTATCTGGTTCAGCACGGAAAGTCTCTTTCCGAGGCCGAAGATCCCCGAAGGCCCCTTTCCCCTGAAGGTCGGGAAGAGACCCAGCGTATGGCCGACTGGCTCAGGGAATTGGGAATCCGGGTCCCGGAAATCTGGCACTCCACCAAATTGCGAGCCCGAGAGACCGCGGAGATCCTGGCCGAGGCCCTCGGAGCCCGGACCGTAGAAAAAGAAGGGCTCGCCCCTCTGGATGATCCCCTCCCCGTGGCCGAGGTCCTGAAGGACCGCGCCGAAGATCTCCTGATCGCCGGGCACCTCCCCTTTCTTTCGCGGCTCACAAGCCTCCTTCTTACCGGAGATCCGGAAAAGGAAGTAGTGAAGTTCCGCTTTTCGGGCTGTCTGGCCTTGTTACGGGAGGATTTCTGGCGTATGGATTGGTTTCTTAAACCGGAATTGCGCCGCTAA
- a CDS encoding hemolysin family protein — translation MKGLTLLVFLGLLAGEAFFAAAEIALLSAGKAGLRSLARRHLGARVGLLLLEDPEKLLTTTLLGLNLCVIANGVFTTSLLLEIFPEHGGLLALVGLPPTMLLFGQIIPKNLARARALTLAPLLAPPLYIFSRILYPLVLPISALARRTVEGLGSPKHTVPTYVREELKGLLATEKSLEPLERKALERLFSFAEKTVDQVMVPLVRVKMLPEEARVEEALRIFAHYGFSRIPIFRGRVYRIVGVVYAQDLLDAPAEGRLSAYVRPVRYLPEFKPAAEALSEMQKSGEDYAVVVDEYGAAIGILTLEDLMEEILGDFLDELEQEVKPYLKLGEGHFLLKAFTEVETAREVGLEIPEGEYETVGGFVLKLAGRIPRPGEVFHFGDWEIRVRRATPTALEELEFIKKKSGGEGV, via the coding sequence ATGAAAGGACTGACCCTTCTGGTTTTTCTGGGGTTGCTGGCCGGAGAGGCCTTTTTTGCCGCGGCGGAAATTGCCCTCCTCTCCGCGGGAAAGGCCGGTCTGCGTTCTTTGGCCCGTAGGCATCTAGGGGCCCGAGTGGGTCTCCTTCTCCTTGAGGATCCCGAAAAGCTCCTTACCACCACCCTCCTGGGCCTCAACCTCTGCGTGATCGCCAACGGGGTCTTCACCACCAGTCTCCTTCTGGAAATCTTTCCCGAACATGGAGGGCTCTTGGCCCTGGTGGGGCTGCCTCCGACCATGCTCCTTTTCGGGCAGATCATCCCCAAAAACCTGGCCCGGGCCCGGGCCTTGACCCTGGCTCCCCTTCTGGCCCCGCCCCTCTATATTTTTTCGCGAATCCTCTATCCTTTAGTGCTTCCCATCTCGGCCCTGGCGCGGCGCACGGTGGAAGGTCTAGGCTCCCCGAAACACACCGTGCCGACCTATGTGCGGGAAGAACTCAAGGGCCTCCTGGCCACCGAAAAAAGCCTCGAACCCTTGGAACGCAAAGCCTTAGAAAGGCTGTTTTCCTTCGCCGAAAAGACCGTGGACCAGGTCATGGTGCCCCTGGTGAGGGTCAAGATGCTCCCCGAGGAGGCCCGGGTGGAAGAGGCCCTGCGCATCTTCGCCCATTACGGCTTTTCGCGAATTCCGATCTTTCGAGGACGGGTCTACCGCATCGTGGGGGTGGTTTACGCCCAGGACCTTTTAGACGCCCCGGCTGAGGGGCGCCTTTCGGCCTATGTGAGGCCGGTGCGCTATCTTCCGGAATTCAAGCCCGCGGCCGAGGCCCTTTCCGAAATGCAGAAAAGCGGTGAGGACTATGCGGTGGTGGTGGACGAATACGGGGCGGCCATCGGTATTCTCACCCTGGAAGACCTCATGGAAGAGATCCTGGGGGACTTTTTGGACGAACTGGAGCAGGAGGTCAAACCCTATCTCAAATTGGGAGAGGGACACTTTCTCCTCAAGGCCTTTACCGAGGTAGAGACCGCCCGGGAGGTGGGGCTAGAGATCCCGGAAGGGGAATACGAGACCGTGGGAGGCTTTGTGCTTAAGCTGGCCGGCCGCATCCCTCGCCCCGGAGAGGTCTTCCACTTCGGAGACTGGGAGATCCGGGTGCGCCGGGCTACCCCTACGGCCCTGGAGGAATTAGAGTTTATAAAAAAGAAATCCGGAGGTGAGGGGGTATGA
- a CDS encoding hemolysin family protein → MDPWQVWPLILVFILLSALFTCSETALFSLSRLEINRLRRHTRAGCRLAAQLLKEPQKLLTTILMGNEIADIVSSSLASWFFYETMGMAGKWVAYPLMSLLLFAWGDLLPKVIGFRFREAAACALSRPLYFFVLLLSPLRVLLLALAQGIFQLAGLSLSTGHRVPPEEEIKHLVEEAFASGALRPEERHFIYGLFETEETPVAAIMTPRKEIWALPDQEITPEVLSQLKKAPFHKIPVYQGDLDQVVGVLYLQDLLKARLQKKTLRLSEVARPAFFVPETTRVRQLLEEFQRRRLKLALVVNEYGRLSGLVTLEDVLEELFGEIYRREETKEPLLREIAPGRYLVKGRVHIEDFNRETGAELPEGEFRTLAGLVLHLFGRLPAEGEEVEGYGFRFRVEGLRDHRLETLLVERLEV, encoded by the coding sequence TTGGATCCCTGGCAAGTCTGGCCCCTTATCCTGGTCTTTATCCTCCTTTCAGCCCTCTTTACCTGTTCGGAAACGGCCCTCTTTTCCCTCTCTCGCCTAGAGATCAACCGCCTGCGCCGCCATACCCGGGCGGGTTGCCGCCTGGCGGCTCAGCTCCTCAAAGAGCCCCAGAAACTCCTGACCACCATTCTCATGGGAAACGAGATCGCGGACATAGTGTCTTCCTCGCTGGCCAGCTGGTTTTTCTACGAGACCATGGGGATGGCGGGAAAATGGGTGGCCTATCCCCTGATGAGTCTCCTCCTTTTCGCCTGGGGAGACCTCCTTCCCAAGGTAATAGGGTTTCGCTTCCGGGAGGCCGCCGCCTGTGCCCTCTCCCGGCCGCTCTATTTCTTTGTCCTTCTGCTCTCTCCTCTCCGGGTCCTCCTCCTGGCCCTGGCTCAGGGGATCTTTCAGCTGGCCGGGCTCTCTCTTTCTACGGGACACCGCGTCCCTCCGGAGGAAGAAATCAAACACCTGGTAGAAGAGGCCTTTGCCTCCGGGGCCCTGAGGCCGGAAGAGCGCCATTTCATCTACGGGCTCTTCGAGACCGAGGAGACCCCGGTGGCGGCCATCATGACTCCTAGGAAAGAGATCTGGGCCCTTCCCGACCAGGAGATCACCCCGGAGGTCCTTTCCCAGCTCAAAAAGGCTCCCTTTCACAAGATTCCCGTCTATCAGGGGGATCTGGATCAGGTGGTAGGGGTCCTATATCTTCAGGACCTCCTCAAGGCCCGGCTCCAGAAAAAGACCCTGCGGCTTTCGGAAGTGGCCCGCCCGGCCTTTTTCGTGCCGGAGACCACCCGGGTGCGCCAGCTCCTTGAGGAATTCCAGCGGCGGCGCCTGAAGCTGGCCCTGGTGGTAAACGAATACGGCCGGTTAAGCGGGCTGGTGACCCTGGAAGATGTACTGGAGGAGCTTTTCGGAGAAATTTATCGCCGGGAGGAGACCAAAGAGCCTCTCCTTCGGGAGATAGCCCCGGGGCGGTATCTGGTCAAGGGCCGGGTCCATATCGAAGATTTCAATCGGGAAACCGGGGCAGAACTTCCGGAAGGAGAATTCCGGACCCTGGCCGGACTGGTCCTGCATCTTTTCGGAAGGCTTCCGGCCGAAGGGGAAGAAGTCGAGGGATACGGCTTCCGCTTCCGGGTGGAGGGATTGCGGGATCACCGGCTGGAGACCCTGCTCGTGGAAAGGCTCGAGGTATGA
- a CDS encoding AI-2E family transporter, which produces MDTRWVSYFLAGGLSLLVAALLVKLLRPFFQPVAWAVILSFYLFPVNLWLRRKLGDRRALAAVVLIAGVVLFLLLPSGFILTEVTRQALDLVSGLKGLLDRGPQALIPSPEKYPRLYGLLQGLVSRLTPFETQLKQVLAALASETGQFLITQGKSLFRNTVALIFNLVFMLITLFYLFRDGDRFVEEVKELLPGTLEETERMVGKVREVLRAVLFGGLLTGLAQGLAALIIYLLLGLPSAIFLGLLTAAASFVPMVGTALVWIPATLYLLAKASFIKALILLIYSLVVVSQIDSLLRPFIVGSQTEIHTLFLFFSILGGLKAFGVLGVFLGPIVLSLAISLLEIYRLKVVHGAGTA; this is translated from the coding sequence ATGGATACGCGCTGGGTGAGCTACTTTCTGGCGGGAGGCCTGAGCCTCCTGGTGGCGGCCCTCCTAGTGAAGCTCCTGCGGCCCTTTTTCCAGCCGGTGGCCTGGGCGGTTATCCTTTCTTTTTATCTTTTTCCAGTAAACCTTTGGTTGCGCCGCAAACTCGGAGATCGACGGGCCTTGGCCGCCGTGGTCCTCATCGCCGGGGTGGTGCTCTTCCTCCTCCTTCCCTCCGGTTTTATCCTTACCGAGGTCACCCGCCAGGCCCTGGATCTGGTAAGCGGCCTCAAGGGGCTGCTCGACCGCGGTCCTCAGGCCCTGATCCCTTCCCCGGAGAAATATCCCCGGCTTTACGGTCTCCTTCAGGGCCTGGTCTCCCGCCTCACCCCCTTTGAAACCCAGCTCAAGCAGGTGCTGGCGGCCCTGGCCTCCGAGACCGGCCAATTCCTTATCACCCAGGGCAAAAGCCTTTTCCGCAACACCGTGGCCCTGATCTTCAATCTGGTCTTCATGCTCATCACCCTCTTTTATCTCTTTCGGGATGGGGATCGTTTCGTGGAAGAGGTAAAGGAGCTCCTGCCAGGCACCTTAGAGGAGACCGAGCGCATGGTGGGCAAGGTGCGGGAAGTTCTGCGGGCGGTTCTTTTCGGGGGATTGCTTACCGGTTTGGCCCAGGGGCTGGCGGCCTTGATTATTTATCTCCTTCTGGGGCTACCTTCAGCCATCTTTTTGGGCCTGCTTACCGCTGCGGCCTCTTTCGTCCCCATGGTAGGCACGGCCCTGGTCTGGATCCCGGCCACCCTTTATCTCCTGGCCAAGGCCTCTTTCATCAAGGCCCTTATTCTTCTGATTTATTCCCTGGTGGTGGTGAGCCAGATCGACTCCCTCCTGCGGCCCTTCATTGTGGGTTCCCAGACGGAGATCCATACCCTCTTTCTCTTTTTCAGTATCCTGGGCGGGCTTAAGGCCTTTGGGGTGCTGGGGGTCTTTCTAGGGCCCATCGTGCTTTCGCTGGCCATTTCTCTTCTGGAGATCTACCGCCTCAAGGTCGTGCACGGTGCCGGAACTGCCTGA
- the mutM gene encoding bifunctional DNA-formamidopyrimidine glycosylase/DNA-(apurinic or apyrimidinic site) lyase has product MPELPEVETIRRDLAPLVGQSLQRVTVKLPKLVRPRPGALRTLCGHVLQEIARRGKLLLFDFREKLLLVHLGLTGALVLGEDGVSPPPHTQVILHFEKAPLFYADLRQFGWLEVVSREELPRHPFYASLGPDALGIPYEEFFRRLKASGRRLKALLLDQKVLSGLGNIYVDESLFRAGLHPERPARSLSPEEIRRLYEAVQEVLRRALELRGSSVRDYVDGRGESGAFQEEHLVYGKRGQPCPRCRTPLAYKVVAGRGTTFCPRCQR; this is encoded by the coding sequence GTGCCGGAACTGCCTGAGGTAGAGACCATCCGGCGGGACCTGGCCCCTCTGGTGGGACAAAGCCTCCAGAGGGTCACCGTAAAGCTTCCCAAGCTGGTGCGTCCTCGTCCCGGGGCCTTAAGGACCCTTTGCGGACACGTTCTCCAAGAGATTGCTCGCCGGGGAAAACTCCTCCTCTTTGACTTCAGGGAGAAACTCCTTCTGGTCCATCTGGGGCTCACCGGGGCCCTGGTGTTGGGAGAGGACGGGGTCTCGCCGCCCCCGCACACGCAGGTGATCCTGCACTTTGAAAAGGCCCCTCTTTTTTACGCCGATCTGCGTCAGTTCGGCTGGCTGGAGGTGGTAAGCCGGGAAGAACTTCCCCGGCATCCCTTTTACGCCTCCCTGGGCCCCGACGCCCTAGGGATCCCTTACGAAGAGTTTTTCCGGCGTCTCAAGGCCTCCGGGCGTCGTCTCAAGGCCCTACTTCTTGACCAAAAGGTCCTTTCCGGCCTGGGAAACATCTACGTGGACGAGAGTCTTTTTCGGGCCGGTCTCCATCCAGAGCGCCCGGCCCGAAGCCTTTCTCCCGAGGAAATAAGGCGTCTCTATGAGGCCGTCCAGGAGGTCCTCCGGCGGGCCCTGGAGTTGCGGGGCTCTTCCGTGCGCGACTACGTGGACGGCCGAGGGGAGTCCGGGGCCTTTCAGGAAGAACACCTGGTCTACGGGAAACGGGGCCAACCCTGTCCCCGTTGCCGGACCCCTCTCGCCTATAAGGTGGTAGCCGGCCGGGGTACTACCTTCTGCCCCCGTTGCCAGAGATGA
- a CDS encoding IS630 family transposase, translating into MKDARYLSPKAQEAIRLRAVRAVLNGQSQTQVAQTFGVARGTISRWLKIYREKGEEALLAKPRGRPKGGKLKGWQAALICNLIRDRCPDQMKLPFALWTREAVGQLIERKFGIKLSVWTVGRYLRRWGFTPQKPLKRAYEQNPKEVKAWLEEEYPRIKQKAREEGAEIYWGDETGIRSDHQAGRSWAPKGETPVVEVSGKRFQFNMISAISNRGKMKFMIFGERFNAEIFIEFLRRLIRSNEKRKIFLIVDNHRVHHAKKVSKWVSRHKEEIEIFFLPKYSPELNPDEYLNQDVKTSAVGRRRSRTKEELMGNVRSYLMSTQRQPEIVKSYFRAPAVRYAM; encoded by the coding sequence ATGAAAGACGCTCGCTATTTATCCCCAAAAGCTCAAGAAGCCATAAGACTTAGAGCCGTCCGAGCTGTCCTCAATGGCCAGTCTCAAACCCAGGTGGCTCAAACTTTTGGTGTGGCCAGAGGGACCATTTCAAGATGGCTCAAAATCTATCGGGAAAAAGGCGAAGAAGCCCTTTTGGCCAAACCTCGCGGACGACCTAAGGGAGGAAAGCTTAAGGGTTGGCAGGCGGCGCTGATTTGCAATCTCATAAGGGACAGATGTCCAGACCAGATGAAGCTTCCCTTTGCTCTTTGGACTAGAGAGGCTGTGGGGCAGCTCATAGAGAGGAAGTTTGGGATCAAGCTATCGGTATGGACGGTAGGGCGGTATTTGAGGCGGTGGGGCTTTACGCCGCAGAAGCCTTTGAAGCGGGCCTATGAGCAGAATCCTAAGGAAGTAAAGGCGTGGCTTGAGGAGGAATATCCACGGATCAAGCAGAAGGCCCGAGAGGAAGGAGCGGAGATTTACTGGGGAGACGAGACAGGGATCAGGTCTGACCATCAGGCAGGAAGGAGTTGGGCCCCTAAGGGGGAAACACCGGTGGTGGAAGTAAGCGGCAAGCGATTTCAGTTCAACATGATATCGGCCATAAGCAACCGAGGGAAGATGAAATTCATGATTTTTGGGGAGCGGTTTAATGCGGAGATATTTATCGAATTTTTACGAAGACTCATAAGATCCAACGAAAAAAGAAAGATATTTCTGATAGTTGACAATCATAGGGTACATCATGCGAAGAAGGTGTCAAAGTGGGTGAGTAGACATAAAGAAGAGATAGAGATTTTCTTTTTACCGAAATACAGTCCGGAGCTGAATCCGGATGAATATCTGAATCAAGACGTGAAGACAAGCGCAGTGGGAAGGAGGAGGTCCCGGACGAAAGAAGAATTGATGGGCAACGTGAGGAGCTATTTGATGAGCACGCAAAGGCAGCCAGAGATAGTGAAGAGTTACTTCCGTGCTCCGGCAGTCAGATATGCCATGTAA